AATCCCTTTGCCTCTAATTTTCCTTCATAAACCTTCATTTTCTCCAACCTCCTTAAGTTTGGTAATTGGTAATGGGTCAGTGAAATAGGGGATTCTCCTGAAAGTAGGAAGTAGGAGAGTAGGAAAGGGGGAGACATTGCCCCCAGAAGAGGAATACCGTGCACATCCTTTATCCCTTTCCTACTTACCTACTACCTACTTGCCTACTATTTTCATTGCTCTGTCCTCCGCAGGTTAATGTTCATTCCTCCAAATAACTGACGTATTACGGTAATTGGTAATTGGTAACTGGTGAATGATAAGTTTTCTACTGCCTATTTTTAAGTATACCATACTTCTTCAAAAAGTCAAGAAGAAAGTGAGCAAAAACTCATACTTTTTATATCGGCTGTTTCCTTATATTACTTTCAGTTCATCCCCCAAATAACTAACCTATTACATAATTAGAAATTTTTCTTGACAAATAAGTAAATTTTGAGTATTATTTATTAAGGGAACTATTCAGCCACTGATTAACACGGATTAGCACGGATAAATACAGAGGTCAGAGGACAACAGGAGGAAAAACCTTCAGCCTAATTACGGACACGGAAAACGGATACGATTCACGAATTTTCCGTGTTTCATCCGTGTTCATCTGTGGCTGAACAGTTACAGATAATTTTACATTTTGATATGTAATTTTTATATTTGCTTTTTGCATTTTGCTCTTTGGAGAAAATTGATAAAAATAGAGGTTTTTGGTTTTGCAGAACTCTAACAATTACCAAAGAAAGGAGGGTAATGAATTATGATGGCAAAAAAAAGAATTTTAGTAATTGATGATGACCCTGTTATTCTTCGAGTTATCAACTTGAAATTAAGCCGGGGCGGTTTTGAGGTCAGGACGGCAAATAATGGAACAGAAGGACTACAGAAGGCATTTGAGGAAACACCAGATTTAGTTATTACGGATATTATGATGCCTAAGATAAATGGTTTGGTCGTATATCAGGAATTAAAGAAAAATCCAAAAACAGAAAAAGTGCCAGTAATCTTTCTAACCGCATTAGGTGAAGAAAACGAGGAATTAAAAGAACTTGGTCCATTCACTGTAATTACTAAACCCTTTAGCCCAAAACAAATGTTAAATACCGTTAATTCAATGTTGAGTTTACCTTTGCTTTAATTCCTTGATAAATTCACTTATGTCTTCTGGAAGGCGAGAGGAGAACTCTAAATATATATTGGTAATTGGGTGGTAAAATCCAAGTAGAAAAGAATGGAGTGCTTGCCTTTTGAGTGAGACTTCTCTTCTCTTGCCATATCTTTTATCCCCGACAACCTGATATCCAAGGTAACTCAAGTGAACTCGAATTTGATGTGTTCTACCTGTGCCTAATTTCACCTCTAAAAGTGTATAACCTGCAGAAAATCGCTCTTTTACCTTAAAATAAGTAATGGCATTTTTGGCTAATCTCCCTTTTACCTTCATTCCCACACCACCATCCCATTCCCTTCCAATGGGAAGATTTATCTCGTCTTCATCCTGCTTTACAATTCCATACACAAGGGCGAAATAAGACCGATTAATCGTATGAGCGCTGAATTGTCGGGCTAATGACCAATAGGCTTTATCACTTTTGGCAATAACTATTATTCCCGATGTGTCTTTATCCAGACGGTGAACTATCCCTGGCCGAAAAGGAGCACCAATTGAAGAAAGTCTACCTTTAGTATGAAATAGTAAGGTATTGATTAATGTGCCGGATTTTATTTTATGGGTAGGATGAACTATAATGCCGGCAGGTTTGTTGATGACGATAATGTCATCATCCTCATATAAAATCTCTAAAGGAATATTTTCTGCCGGGATATTGAAATCTTCAGGTTGAGGTAAATTAATTATTATTTTGTCTCCTGGTTTTATTTTATAATGTGGTTTTACGCCGATTTTATCATTTAAAGTTACCTGGTTAGATTTAATCAAATCCTGGATTCTTACCCGGGATAAACCTGATTTTTTAGTCAAATAAACATCTAATCTCTGATTCTCCTCATCTTTAATTACACTTAATTCCATAAGTTACATATTACATTGAGATGGACAATAAGTCAAGAAAAAAACATCTTGACTTTTAATCATATTTTGTGTTACTATTATAAAGTTGTAACCGTTCAGGCTATATATCAAAAGTGTAAGAAAGGGGATAAGGAGATAAGAGTGATATGGAGATAAGATAATAGAAATAGATTGAAATTTATAGAAATAGGTAGAAATTGATTGTGGAAAACAACAAATTTCCATAAATTTCTATTAGTTTCTATTAATTTCAATTTTTTTAATAATATCTCCCTATCTCCTTAATCTCCACATCTCCTTTTGTTACACCACCTGAACGCTTACATAAAGTTGAGGAAAATATATGGCTAAAATAAAAAAGAAGGGAAAAGGTCTTCAAGAAAAACTCACCCATAAAAAAGGGGTATCATTAGCGATAAAATCTAAATATAATTACATTCTTATCAGCATTATCACGGCAATAACGATTTTATATGTCACCTCTACCTTTTATTATACAGGTGGGCATTTTTTCCTGCCAACAGATGATTCATTTTTATCCTTTCATTATGCCAAACAATTATCACAAGGACAGCCGTTTCAATATAACTCAGGCGAATCTCCGACCACCGGGGCAAGAAGTCTTTTGTGGACAATCCTTTTATCTCCGGGATTTTTCATTGGATTAGATGGTAATGGGATAATTGGTTATTCATTTTTACTGGGAATTTTATTTCTCTTTTTATCAAGTTGGTTAATCTTCAGGAT
This region of bacterium genomic DNA includes:
- a CDS encoding RluA family pseudouridine synthase; protein product: MELSVIKDEENQRLDVYLTKKSGLSRVRIQDLIKSNQVTLNDKIGVKPHYKIKPGDKIIINLPQPEDFNIPAENIPLEILYEDDDIIVINKPAGIIVHPTHKIKSGTLINTLLFHTKGRLSSIGAPFRPGIVHRLDKDTSGIIVIAKSDKAYWSLARQFSAHTINRSYFALVYGIVKQDEDEINLPIGREWDGGVGMKVKGRLAKNAITYFKVKERFSAGYTLLEVKLGTGRTHQIRVHLSYLGYQVVGDKRYGKRREVSLKRQALHSFLLGFYHPITNIYLEFSSRLPEDISEFIKELKQR
- a CDS encoding response regulator — protein: MMAKKRILVIDDDPVILRVINLKLSRGGFEVRTANNGTEGLQKAFEETPDLVITDIMMPKINGLVVYQELKKNPKTEKVPVIFLTALGEENEELKELGPFTVITKPFSPKQMLNTVNSMLSLPLL